A part of Thermococcus sp. SY098 genomic DNA contains:
- a CDS encoding S8 family serine peptidase, which yields MNKRTVSLLIVLLMILSAIPVALPVTLVSAENTPQVTHTITKVNAVAKEPEKTVPPITKIEPELLKILEGKVTVDVPEVNGEKLLPIHIVALSNIDSKLKGIQIVGKREIAGMVVYLALVPIKEEYKKVLLKIASLPEVEAVTRTNPFEPVGTFEEPDAKNSITTKTIQIRIPEIRRKIDLSKLEKFSVKKLKLPEIMKLREKSPLRRGELRITERESLNIENPIKPADYFAIYHHGSWNTWLNLGITGAGVNVAVIDSGVDFGNPDLQDAYAVETNPSSPYYGWPIAFSGHSMIWYLLFNYTFPTYIYSWYADTSIELPYFLVHGNVSIGYKGNFTTVFTSMSLANIENDAERAAFINETLAWMGVTNSSRILLVDDDGGWTLDEFYTAALDLLGLNYTIYEVPYGSSGPNATVLSQYDAVIWFTGDTYQYTLTQNDTANLMLYLNNGGKLWLISQDLLEELPLNDTFVTDYLHVAGVDPDYPVPTIIKTANNTYKAKSIYYGFYGSLTDAFADFVFPDNESQVLAVGYEAIVGIQWIDPDTGNVTQITYMKFPMNETLGVPTKSGIFHFGFHPDIALWVDWNGGYIIVADPENATKYDTVYADITPMLVDAGSITLEYLDFNEDSGHTKDNPVIQVDFWDTFNDRFGQDGYADLSGGLIYFIADGVNPIPYEDVVSSSWGLPMPIPENGNLVAFMIGNVYVAGGDHGTLCAAAVGARGRTFFGLTFGNAIGAKIIAEGSLYQGGSWIDYVFFAVEGYDGIPGTGDEALVVSNSYGASSVIAKGYTWDDRFLYWITHFYAPQVSFFFAAGNGGPGYGTVTSEGASPGVITVGAAVEFGYRALFGYDDGPWGYELANYGDVVWFSNRGPNALGQVDPDVLAVGAYALGSLPLNEVGDGFWASDLWAGTSLATPMAAGIAALVYEAYYSAHGTWPTAEEVKEILMSTTKNVNHDVFSQGAGFLDAYRAVQAALNLDGIIVSPSMWQAGETEYPAFANVIYPGDSASQVFEVRNMNVSASKDVEVSAEVFQKIGEVELNVTGNSWYMYRIDPFIPNGTDLMKITLYFDYDYFDTERDYSADAFPWFRVWDVTYVYDPESNTTVPTFNLLTQSLNEGTSISATLGNPLQKFHDGLYVQIRDIFRYYGKTDTYPAKLKLEFYKRVPWNWVTLNTTTLTVPANGTATFMATVTVPLNASYGVYEGAIYLKYDGYETTIPVSVVVASPTPNFEFGGNTNASGLYDNSNVYGQFDWSWRYESGDWRLFYFNVSNVHNMTNAYLIADVSWDGIPTDINLHLLGPAEDGSLLPFSAIWPGIFGPYTLAEVGRSIDGYVGAGMFKLFTTSGTSREVIAAPASPGLHALWLHNVLFDGKQSYRTFSGKIGMASVTPGTWMESINSTEGKKSFIVHLPSSFGMLKATAAGLTAPIIYKDKLAPPTGSADYYTVTVKNATKLSITLTSLWDDLAGVDLDLYVYYNGQLVGASYTSTADEGVIIQLPASGTYTIEVYSWNNPTTNATYDLKILAIEQGDLQVESIKEITEGVYNVTVSYTLSSDKFENANTFYGTIYFGYDAAPMLIEVPVTLYKTTPEIIEEFGTVVIMQPYDLSLNLVPNEGIAEIGTTYTLTTFVSNYGPYDATEAVVNLYKDGELIDQVKLPEFAKGEVYKVEFNIPIDDAELHEYMVVLESPYDEESNVVYVKGVDKVEFSTYSTGNATVTSSFGGYAEITSTDVTNRKITITVDGDHGAVATLLINLPKDLHYYSVHVTDADLLSKELLTTPNSHILKVRIKLHSPATVNVDYMTTGEALQEMNFVWYMLYQRYSMKFNELYNKSIELGIDNETLQEALHYKELAEESYKEAWKFGNPLQGYIRSLPYMRKAYLNIKKAVEILSKAIEKAESS from the coding sequence ATGAATAAAAGGACAGTGAGTCTTCTAATTGTATTGTTGATGATCCTTTCAGCAATTCCAGTAGCTTTGCCAGTAACGTTGGTGAGTGCTGAGAATACTCCACAGGTCACTCACACGATAACAAAGGTGAACGCTGTTGCAAAAGAACCGGAGAAAACAGTACCACCGATAACTAAAATAGAACCAGAGTTGCTTAAAATTCTTGAAGGGAAAGTCACTGTTGATGTTCCAGAGGTCAATGGAGAAAAACTGTTGCCTATTCATATAGTGGCATTATCAAATATAGACTCTAAATTAAAGGGAATCCAAATTGTTGGCAAAAGAGAAATAGCAGGGATGGTAGTGTATCTGGCTTTAGTTCCAATAAAAGAGGAATACAAAAAAGTTCTCCTCAAAATAGCATCATTACCAGAGGTTGAAGCAGTTACCAGAACAAACCCATTTGAGCCGGTGGGTACATTTGAAGAACCAGACGCTAAGAATAGTATAACAACCAAAACGATACAGATCAGAATTCCGGAAATTAGGAGAAAGATAGATCTATCAAAATTAGAGAAGTTCTCGGTTAAAAAGCTCAAACTTCCAGAAATTATGAAGCTGAGAGAGAAAAGCCCCTTGAGAAGAGGAGAATTAAGGATCACAGAAAGAGAAAGCCTAAATATTGAAAACCCAATAAAACCAGCAGACTACTTTGCAATCTATCACCATGGTTCCTGGAATACATGGCTTAACTTAGGGATTACTGGAGCTGGAGTTAACGTTGCTGTTATAGACAGCGGTGTTGACTTTGGAAATCCGGATCTACAAGACGCTTATGCAGTGGAGACTAACCCATCTTCCCCATATTATGGCTGGCCAATAGCGTTTAGTGGACACTCAATGATATGGTACTTGCTCTTCAACTACACGTTCCCAACATATATCTATTCGTGGTATGCTGATACTTCTATAGAGCTCCCATACTTCTTGGTACATGGAAATGTCAGCATCGGCTACAAGGGCAACTTTACCACAGTATTCACGTCAATGAGCTTGGCCAATATTGAAAATGATGCAGAAAGAGCGGCATTCATTAATGAGACTTTGGCATGGATGGGAGTTACGAACTCAAGCAGGATTCTACTTGTTGATGATGATGGTGGGTGGACCCTTGATGAGTTTTATACAGCAGCCCTTGACCTCTTGGGATTAAACTACACAATATATGAAGTCCCCTATGGTAGCAGCGGTCCAAATGCAACCGTTTTAAGTCAATATGACGCCGTTATATGGTTCACTGGGGATACATATCAATATACACTGACCCAAAACGATACAGCAAACCTAATGCTCTACTTGAACAACGGTGGAAAGCTTTGGCTTATAAGCCAAGACTTGCTTGAGGAGCTTCCGTTGAATGACACCTTTGTAACAGATTATCTCCACGTTGCTGGTGTTGACCCGGATTATCCGGTTCCAACAATAATAAAGACGGCAAATAATACCTACAAAGCAAAGTCAATATACTATGGGTTCTACGGAAGCCTTACAGATGCATTCGCTGATTTTGTATTTCCAGATAACGAATCACAAGTTCTTGCAGTGGGATATGAAGCAATCGTCGGTATTCAGTGGATTGATCCAGACACAGGAAATGTGACCCAAATAACTTACATGAAGTTCCCAATGAATGAAACCCTTGGAGTCCCGACAAAGAGTGGAATATTCCACTTCGGATTCCACCCGGACATTGCTCTCTGGGTTGACTGGAATGGAGGCTATATCATTGTAGCGGATCCAGAGAACGCTACAAAATATGATACAGTTTATGCTGACATAACACCTATGCTCGTAGATGCAGGAAGCATAACCCTGGAGTATCTTGACTTCAATGAGGATTCTGGTCATACTAAGGATAATCCTGTTATACAGGTTGACTTCTGGGACACATTTAATGACAGGTTTGGCCAGGATGGATATGCTGATCTTTCAGGTGGACTAATATACTTCATAGCTGATGGAGTTAATCCAATCCCATATGAAGATGTTGTTTCATCAAGCTGGGGACTTCCAATGCCAATTCCAGAGAACGGTAACTTGGTAGCATTCATGATAGGCAATGTCTATGTTGCCGGTGGGGATCATGGAACATTATGTGCTGCTGCTGTGGGTGCGAGAGGCAGGACATTCTTTGGTCTAACGTTTGGTAATGCTATCGGTGCAAAGATAATTGCAGAAGGTTCACTCTACCAAGGAGGAAGCTGGATTGACTATGTGTTCTTTGCTGTTGAGGGCTATGATGGAATTCCAGGAACAGGAGATGAGGCATTAGTAGTTAGCAACAGCTATGGTGCTTCATCAGTTATTGCCAAGGGATACACGTGGGATGATAGATTCCTCTACTGGATAACACACTTCTATGCTCCGCAGGTAAGCTTCTTCTTCGCTGCAGGAAACGGCGGTCCGGGTTACGGAACAGTTACAAGTGAGGGAGCTTCGCCAGGAGTTATAACAGTAGGAGCAGCAGTTGAATTTGGTTATAGAGCGCTCTTTGGATATGACGATGGACCTTGGGGATACGAGCTTGCTAACTATGGAGACGTCGTATGGTTCTCAAACAGAGGTCCAAATGCTCTTGGACAGGTAGATCCAGATGTCTTAGCTGTCGGTGCCTATGCTCTCGGAAGCCTTCCACTAAATGAAGTTGGAGATGGATTCTGGGCCAGCGATCTCTGGGCAGGAACGAGCTTAGCAACGCCTATGGCTGCAGGTATTGCTGCTTTGGTGTATGAAGCATATTATTCAGCTCATGGAACATGGCCAACAGCAGAGGAGGTTAAAGAGATACTCATGAGCACTACCAAGAACGTCAATCATGATGTCTTCAGTCAGGGTGCAGGATTCCTGGATGCCTACAGAGCCGTGCAGGCGGCATTAAACTTAGATGGAATAATTGTGTCACCATCAATGTGGCAAGCAGGAGAAACAGAGTATCCAGCATTTGCAAATGTCATTTATCCAGGCGACAGTGCTTCACAGGTCTTTGAAGTTAGAAACATGAACGTCTCAGCATCAAAGGACGTTGAGGTTTCTGCAGAGGTGTTCCAGAAGATTGGAGAAGTTGAGTTAAATGTAACCGGAAATTCCTGGTACATGTACAGGATTGATCCGTTTATACCAAACGGAACAGACCTCATGAAGATTACCCTTTACTTTGACTATGACTACTTCGATACTGAGAGGGACTATTCAGCAGATGCATTCCCATGGTTCAGAGTTTGGGATGTCACATATGTCTATGACCCAGAGTCAAATACAACAGTTCCTACATTTAACCTGCTTACACAGTCACTTAATGAAGGAACATCAATCTCTGCAACATTAGGAAATCCATTACAGAAGTTCCACGACGGTTTATATGTCCAGATCAGGGATATTTTCAGATACTATGGTAAGACAGACACTTATCCCGCCAAGCTCAAACTGGAGTTCTACAAGAGGGTGCCATGGAATTGGGTTACCCTTAATACAACAACTCTCACGGTACCTGCTAATGGAACTGCAACATTTATGGCTACAGTGACTGTTCCTCTCAATGCTTCATATGGAGTCTATGAGGGTGCAATCTACCTCAAGTACGATGGATATGAAACGACAATTCCAGTGAGCGTTGTTGTTGCATCACCGACACCGAACTTTGAGTTCGGAGGAAATACAAATGCGAGTGGTCTCTACGATAACAGCAATGTCTACGGACAGTTTGACTGGAGCTGGAGATACGAAAGCGGTGATTGGAGGTTGTTCTACTTTAACGTCTCAAATGTTCACAACATGACAAATGCCTACTTAATAGCAGATGTTTCATGGGATGGTATCCCAACCGATATAAACCTTCACCTCCTTGGCCCCGCAGAGGATGGCTCCTTGCTACCGTTCAGTGCCATATGGCCAGGAATATTTGGACCATACACACTGGCTGAAGTTGGGAGAAGCATAGATGGCTATGTGGGTGCTGGAATGTTCAAGCTCTTCACGACAAGCGGTACAAGTAGGGAAGTTATCGCAGCACCAGCATCACCTGGGCTCCATGCATTGTGGCTTCACAATGTGCTCTTCGATGGCAAACAAAGCTACAGGACATTCAGCGGAAAGATTGGCATGGCATCAGTCACTCCCGGCACATGGATGGAGAGCATTAACTCAACTGAGGGGAAGAAATCATTTATAGTCCATCTACCTTCGTCATTTGGAATGCTGAAGGCTACTGCGGCTGGATTAACAGCACCGATAATCTATAAAGACAAACTCGCACCCCCAACTGGATCTGCTGACTACTACACAGTTACAGTTAAGAATGCCACAAAGCTTAGTATAACGCTTACAAGTCTGTGGGACGACTTGGCTGGTGTTGACCTCGACCTTTACGTCTACTACAATGGACAGCTTGTGGGTGCATCATATACATCAACGGCTGATGAAGGAGTCATTATTCAGCTCCCAGCATCGGGTACATACACAATTGAGGTGTACTCATGGAACAATCCGACAACAAATGCAACCTATGACCTCAAGATTCTTGCAATTGAACAGGGAGATCTACAGGTCGAGAGCATCAAGGAAATAACAGAGGGTGTTTACAACGTTACAGTCAGCTACACCCTGAGTAGCGACAAGTTTGAAAACGCAAATACATTCTACGGAACGATATACTTCGGCTATGATGCAGCTCCAATGCTTATAGAGGTTCCAGTTACCCTCTACAAGACAACCCCAGAGATTATTGAAGAATTTGGAACTGTTGTGATAATGCAACCATATGACCTGTCACTGAACTTGGTACCAAATGAGGGAATCGCTGAGATAGGTACAACATATACACTTACAACATTCGTATCTAACTATGGTCCATACGACGCAACAGAGGCTGTGGTGAATCTTTACAAAGATGGAGAGCTTATTGATCAAGTAAAGCTCCCAGAATTTGCTAAAGGAGAAGTGTATAAAGTTGAGTTCAATATTCCAATCGATGACGCAGAACTTCATGAGTATATGGTAGTTCTTGAATCTCCATATGATGAGGAGAGCAACGTTGTCTATGTAAAGGGAGTTGATAAAGTTGAGTTCTCCACATACAGTACTGGAAATGCCACAGTGACGTCTTCATTCGGTGGGTATGCGGAAATAACAAGCACTGATGTCACAAACAGAAAGATAACAATTACCGTTGATGGTGACCATGGAGCAGTTGCAACGTTACTCATAAATCTGCCAAAGGATCTTCACTACTACAGTGTGCATGTAACTGATGCAGACCTTCTAAGTAAAGAACTACTTACCACACCAAACTCACACATATTGAAAGTTAGGATAAAGCTTCACTCACCAGCAACTGTGAACGTGGATTACATGACTACTGGAGAAGCATTACAAGAAATGAACTTCGTTTGGTATATGCTCTACCAGAGATACAGCATGAAATTCAATGAACTCTACAACAAGAGTATTGAACTTGGAATTGATAATGAAACCCTCCAGGAGGCACTTCACTATAAGGAGCTTGCGGAGGAGAGTTACAAGGAAGCATGGAAGTTTGGAAACCCACTCCAGGGATACATAAGATCGCTGCCGTACATGAGAAAAGCATACCTCAACATCAAGAAGGCAGTAGAAATCCTTAGTAAGGCCATAGAGAAAGCTGAAAGCTCTTGA
- a CDS encoding SPFH domain-containing protein, which yields MPATFALVILGVFLLLMLVLSVKVIRPYQKGLVERLGKFNRILEPGIHFIIPFMERVRIIDMREHVIDVPPQEVICKDNVVVTVDAVVYYQVIDPVKAAYNVSDFLLAIIKLAQTNLRAIIGEMELDETLSGRDIINARLREELDKITDRWGVKITRVEIQRIDPPRDIQEAMAKQMTAEREKRAMILIAEGKKESAIKQAEGEKQARILRAEGIKQEQILIAEGQAEAIKKVLEALKLADEKYLTLQYIEKLPELAKYGNLIVPYDTEALIGLLRVLQKVSKTKLPEPKENSPEGLSKNSPAETENDKNAERLKKIWE from the coding sequence ATGCCAGCCACTTTTGCCCTTGTAATATTGGGTGTATTCCTCTTGCTGATGCTTGTTTTGAGTGTTAAAGTTATCAGACCATATCAGAAGGGTCTGGTTGAAAGGCTTGGAAAGTTCAACAGAATCTTAGAGCCTGGAATTCACTTCATCATACCTTTTATGGAAAGGGTAAGAATAATAGACATGAGAGAACATGTCATTGATGTTCCACCGCAGGAGGTTATCTGTAAGGACAATGTTGTTGTTACAGTTGATGCCGTTGTGTACTATCAGGTTATAGACCCAGTAAAAGCTGCATATAACGTTAGTGACTTTCTCTTAGCTATAATAAAGCTTGCACAAACAAACTTAAGGGCAATAATTGGTGAGATGGAGCTTGATGAAACGCTAAGCGGAAGAGATATCATAAATGCTCGCTTGAGGGAAGAGTTAGATAAAATCACTGACCGCTGGGGTGTAAAGATTACAAGGGTTGAAATTCAAAGAATTGATCCACCGCGGGACATACAGGAGGCAATGGCTAAGCAAATGACTGCTGAGAGAGAAAAGAGGGCAATGATTCTGATAGCTGAAGGTAAGAAGGAGAGCGCAATCAAGCAAGCTGAGGGTGAAAAACAAGCAAGAATCTTAAGGGCAGAGGGTATCAAGCAGGAGCAGATTCTTATTGCTGAAGGTCAAGCGGAGGCAATAAAGAAAGTTCTTGAAGCTTTGAAATTAGCTGATGAGAAGTACTTAACTTTGCAATACATTGAAAAGCTTCCAGAACTGGCTAAGTACGGTAACCTAATAGTTCCATACGACACAGAAGCGTTAATCGGCCTGTTAAGAGTCCTTCAAAAAGTCAGCAAAACAAAGCTGCCAGAGCCAAAAGAGAATTCACCTGAAGGTTTATCAAAGAATTCTCCAGCAGAAACAGAAAACGATAAAAATGCGGAGAGACTAAAGAAAATCTGGGAGTGA
- a CDS encoding NfeD family protein encodes MDYFPILLLILGLLIIVLDMMVAAFITPIGIAFAVLGLLLGLGVNFNVAFVISLISAVISYQLFARLIKKETVDIGKPKYTFELKGKKGKVKRIKGDEVWVELEGEEWIANPLDDVKEGDEVVVVDVDGVKLIVRKT; translated from the coding sequence ATGGATTATTTCCCCATTTTACTTTTAATTTTAGGCTTGCTGATCATAGTCCTTGATATGATGGTTGCGGCATTTATAACTCCAATTGGAATAGCCTTTGCTGTTCTTGGGCTGTTGCTTGGATTGGGTGTGAATTTTAACGTTGCATTTGTGATATCTTTGATATCTGCAGTTATCAGCTATCAGCTTTTTGCACGGCTAATCAAGAAAGAAACCGTTGATATTGGAAAGCCCAAATACACCTTTGAGCTTAAAGGCAAAAAGGGGAAAGTAAAAAGGATCAAAGGGGATGAAGTCTGGGTCGAGCTTGAGGGCGAAGAATGGATTGCCAATCCCCTCGATGATGTTAAAGAGGGAGACGAAGTTGTTGTGGTTGATGTTGATGGTGTAAAACTGATTGTTCGCAAGACTTGA
- a CDS encoding DUF424 domain-containing protein, with the protein MKIYVKVYRVQGEVLLAACDEELMGKTFREGELKLEVKERFYKGELRDVEDLEKLLEEATIANLVGERCVGKAIELGYIDKDRVLYIQGVPHAQMAKMLW; encoded by the coding sequence ATGAAAATATATGTGAAAGTGTATCGCGTTCAAGGGGAGGTTTTACTGGCGGCATGTGATGAGGAATTAATGGGGAAAACATTCAGAGAAGGTGAGCTTAAATTGGAGGTTAAAGAGAGATTTTACAAAGGCGAGCTTAGAGATGTTGAAGATTTAGAAAAATTGCTGGAAGAGGCGACAATAGCGAACTTAGTTGGAGAGAGATGTGTTGGTAAGGCAATTGAGCTTGGTTACATTGATAAAGATAGAGTGCTCTACATTCAGGGGGTTCCTCATGCACAGATGGCAAAAATGCTATGGTGA
- a CDS encoding 60S ribosomal export protein NMD3 encodes MSERFCYRCGISESEGGPLIDGLCQVCFRKENPVLVMEDEINTELCQNCGSYKKKGVWVDPQNYELDQLIFEVAENALIENITLDERVKEIRIVSREELNEIEELPVGVAYLSYEPVNWHIDYFPAIVIYEIEIKARIHELQKELHHETKTITVYVRQTVCPRCQKFLGGYFEAILQVRAEDRQLTEEEKDEIVKLVQEKVDEIMRRDRMGFIQDTVELEEGIDFYMGSTRSARKLAQAIRDRYGGTISEAYELVGLDRQTSKEVYRTSVSVRLPKFRKGDIVSDKNGNIYRVEEVNGKGMNLTNLSTHESEHKDWKTIKRERVELVEHEKKEAMLTSLTPKEAQFMDMESYETFEIERPEIDLKEGEIYRLVKIKGKYYIEGKKE; translated from the coding sequence ATGAGTGAACGCTTCTGCTATAGGTGCGGAATAAGCGAGAGTGAAGGGGGGCCTTTAATAGATGGACTTTGTCAGGTTTGTTTTAGAAAAGAGAATCCGGTATTGGTAATGGAGGATGAAATCAACACTGAACTATGCCAGAACTGTGGAAGCTACAAGAAGAAAGGGGTGTGGGTGGATCCACAAAATTACGAACTCGACCAGCTGATATTTGAAGTTGCTGAAAATGCCCTCATTGAAAATATAACTTTAGATGAGCGTGTTAAAGAAATCAGGATTGTGTCAAGGGAGGAGCTTAATGAAATTGAAGAACTTCCAGTTGGGGTTGCATACTTAAGTTATGAACCAGTTAACTGGCACATTGATTATTTTCCAGCTATTGTGATTTATGAAATTGAAATTAAAGCTCGCATACATGAACTCCAAAAAGAGTTGCATCATGAAACGAAAACTATCACAGTTTATGTGAGGCAAACAGTCTGTCCAAGATGTCAAAAGTTTCTTGGAGGATACTTTGAGGCTATTTTGCAAGTTAGGGCAGAGGATAGGCAGCTGACTGAGGAGGAAAAAGATGAAATTGTGAAGCTTGTTCAAGAAAAAGTGGACGAAATAATGAGGAGAGACAGAATGGGATTCATTCAGGACACGGTTGAGCTTGAAGAGGGTATTGATTTTTACATGGGCTCTACAAGGTCGGCAAGAAAGCTTGCTCAAGCGATAAGAGACAGATATGGCGGGACAATAAGCGAAGCTTACGAACTTGTCGGTCTCGATAGACAGACAAGCAAAGAAGTTTATAGGACGAGTGTAAGCGTCAGGCTTCCTAAGTTTAGGAAAGGAGACATCGTCAGTGACAAGAATGGGAACATTTATCGTGTTGAAGAAGTCAATGGAAAGGGAATGAACCTTACAAACCTATCAACACATGAGAGTGAACACAAAGACTGGAAGACTATAAAGAGAGAAAGGGTAGAGTTAGTTGAACACGAGAAAAAGGAAGCCATGCTCACGAGTTTAACCCCTAAAGAAGCTCAGTTTATGGACATGGAGAGCTATGAGACGTTTGAAATCGAAAGACCAGAGATTGACTTAAAAGAAGGGGAGATTTATAGGCTTGTAAAAATTAAAGGCAAATATTACATTGAGGGTAAAAAGGAATGA
- a CDS encoding DUF1464 family protein, whose amino-acid sequence MRVIGVDPGTRSFDIIGLKDGKIKLDLSFPSEVVAEEPSKIVKAIEGFNADLIIGPSGYGIPLKHIRELTERDRFEMTLVREEEMKQIPVLIGLQKMVNEMKEKDMNVWFIPGIIHLPTVPEFRKYNKIDMGTADKMAITVLAIYDQAKRLGISYEEVSFALLEVGFGYNFAGAVDRGKIVDGIGGTIFPGPAFVNSGALDGEVAYLVGEIKKWHLFYGGASIIAAGEVLSPEEFAKRLDEESFAKAWEAMKDGFVKAIASELAVIEKPKEIILSGRLMRIRELREDVKDLFEEKFGLPVVKQRGLEGKAKEAAQGSAIIGDGLLGGQFKDLIEHVEIRKARGSVLDYVKFPLDL is encoded by the coding sequence ATGAGGGTTATAGGCGTTGATCCTGGAACAAGGAGCTTTGATATTATTGGTCTCAAGGATGGAAAGATAAAGCTTGACTTAAGCTTTCCAAGCGAAGTCGTTGCCGAAGAACCGAGTAAAATTGTAAAAGCCATTGAAGGATTCAATGCCGATCTTATAATTGGCCCTTCCGGCTATGGAATTCCGCTGAAGCACATCAGAGAGCTAACTGAGAGAGATAGATTTGAGATGACGCTCGTTAGAGAAGAAGAGATGAAGCAAATCCCTGTTTTAATTGGCCTTCAGAAGATGGTCAACGAGATGAAAGAAAAAGATATGAATGTTTGGTTTATTCCCGGGATAATACACCTCCCAACGGTGCCCGAATTTAGGAAATACAATAAGATTGACATGGGAACTGCGGATAAAATGGCGATAACTGTTTTGGCGATCTACGATCAGGCTAAGCGCCTGGGCATTTCCTATGAAGAGGTTTCATTCGCCCTGCTTGAGGTTGGCTTTGGCTACAACTTCGCTGGGGCGGTTGACAGAGGAAAGATAGTCGATGGAATTGGCGGGACTATCTTCCCTGGGCCAGCATTTGTCAACAGCGGTGCTCTGGACGGGGAAGTTGCCTATCTGGTTGGTGAGATAAAGAAGTGGCATCTCTTCTACGGAGGAGCTTCAATAATAGCAGCTGGTGAGGTTTTGTCTCCAGAGGAGTTCGCCAAGCGCTTGGATGAAGAAAGCTTTGCAAAAGCATGGGAGGCGATGAAAGACGGCTTTGTAAAAGCCATAGCGAGTGAATTAGCGGTTATTGAAAAGCCGAAGGAGATAATTCTCTCTGGAAGACTCATGCGCATCAGAGAGCTCAGAGAAGACGTTAAAGATCTCTTCGAGGAAAAGTTTGGTTTGCCTGTGGTTAAGCAGAGAGGTTTGGAAGGAAAAGCCAAGGAAGCTGCCCAGGGAAGTGCAATAATCGGCGATGGTCTCTTGGGAGGTCAGTTTAAGGATTTAATCGAACATGTTGAGATTAGAAAAGCCAGAGGAAGCGTTTTAGATTATGTTAAGTTTCCTCTGGACCTTTAA
- the cdr gene encoding CoA-disulfide reductase — MSRRVVIIGGGAAGMSAASRVKRLNPEWDVKVFEATEWVSHAPCGVPYVVEGISPKEKLMHYPPEFFRKKRGIDLHLNAKVVEVEQGQVRVQEKDGEHKYEWDYLVFANGASPKLPPIEGVDLKGVFTADLPPDAVAIREYMQEYDVKDVVVIGTGYIALEMAEAFVAQGKNVTLIGRSERVLRKSYDKEITDIVEAKLREHLNLRLQELTIRIDGKERVEKVVTDANEYKADLVVIATGIKPNIELARQLGVRIGETGAIWTNEKMQTSVENVYAAGDVAETKHIITGRRVWVPLAPPGNKMGYVAGSNIAGKEIRFPGVLGTSITKFMDLEIGKTGLTESEALKEGYEVKTAFIEARTKPHYYPGGKKIWLKAVADKETNRLLGLQAVGSDVLPRIDAFSVALQAGFTVKDMFFADLAYAPPFAPVWDPLIVLARVLKF; from the coding sequence ATGAGTAGGAGAGTTGTTATCATCGGCGGTGGAGCTGCTGGAATGAGTGCCGCTTCAAGGGTCAAGCGTTTAAATCCTGAGTGGGATGTTAAAGTCTTTGAGGCAACTGAGTGGGTAAGTCATGCCCCTTGTGGAGTTCCTTACGTTGTTGAAGGAATTTCCCCAAAAGAGAAGCTGATGCACTACCCCCCAGAATTCTTCAGAAAGAAGAGAGGAATTGATCTGCACTTAAATGCTAAAGTTGTGGAAGTTGAGCAAGGACAAGTCAGGGTTCAGGAAAAAGATGGTGAGCATAAATATGAATGGGACTACTTGGTTTTTGCTAACGGAGCTTCACCAAAACTTCCACCAATTGAAGGGGTTGACTTAAAAGGAGTTTTTACGGCAGATTTGCCCCCCGATGCAGTTGCGATAAGGGAGTATATGCAGGAATACGATGTTAAAGATGTTGTTGTGATTGGAACTGGATACATAGCACTTGAAATGGCTGAGGCGTTTGTAGCTCAAGGAAAGAATGTAACGCTTATTGGGAGGAGTGAGAGGGTTCTAAGAAAAAGTTACGATAAGGAGATCACAGACATAGTCGAGGCAAAGCTTAGGGAGCACCTTAACTTACGTTTGCAAGAGCTGACAATTAGAATCGATGGGAAAGAAAGGGTTGAAAAAGTCGTTACTGATGCAAATGAGTACAAAGCTGATTTAGTTGTGATAGCAACGGGAATAAAGCCAAACATTGAGCTGGCAAGGCAGCTTGGCGTTAGAATTGGAGAAACTGGCGCAATATGGACCAATGAAAAGATGCAGACAAGCGTTGAGAATGTTTATGCAGCTGGAGATGTTGCCGAGACAAAGCACATAATCACTGGGAGGAGGGTCTGGGTTCCTTTAGCTCCTCCAGGAAATAAGATGGGGTATGTTGCCGGTAGCAACATAGCAGGAAAAGAAATTCGTTTTCCTGGTGTATTGGGAACTTCAATAACGAAGTTCATGGACTTGGAAATCGGGAAGACGGGTTTAACTGAAAGCGAGGCATTGAAAGAGGGCTATGAGGTTAAAACAGCATTCATTGAAGCAAGAACAAAGCCACACTACTACCCTGGTGGGAAGAAAATCTGGCTCAAGGCAGTAGCGGATAAAGAAACCAATAGGCTCTTAGGACTACAGGCAGTTGGTTCAGATGTATTGCCAAGAATTGATGCATTTTCAGTAGCTCTACAAGCCGGCTTCACTGTGAAAGATATGTTCTTTGCCGATTTGGCATACGCTCCCCCATTTGCACCAGTGTGGGATCCACTGATCGTGCTGGCAAGGGTTTTGAAGTTCTGA